The Panthera leo isolate Ple1 chromosome A3, P.leo_Ple1_pat1.1, whole genome shotgun sequence genome contains the following window.
GCCGAGCTAGCGTTCCGGGTGCTTGGGGCCCTGGGCTCCCCACCCCGAGAGGAGGAAGGCCAGCGGGGAGGTGGTTTCGATACAGGGTATGGAGGGCCCCAAAGTAAGCGATCAGTAAATACCTATCATTAATAGTCCTCTTATACCACGGCGAAAACAATAAATAACGCAAAAGCCTTGCACCTGGCTGCGATAACTAGTCGTCTTTTGCGGTCTTTCCCTTTCCGTATGTTGCTGTGCCAGATCTAGGTTAACACCATGTCAAGCGCTAGTCCCTTCGGTGAGGACACTGCCATGGCAGGGATTATACAGCTACCAGGGAGGTAAAGCCTCCTCAAGTAACTGAAGATCAAACACATTGAACTCTGAGTAAACAAAGTTTAAACGTGAAGGACCTTTAGCCTAATATTCAGTGACTTAAAAtagaaggggcccctgggtgggtcagcacgtctgactttggctcaggtcatgatctcacagttcgtgagttcgagccccacgtcaggccccgtgctgacagctcggagcctggagcctgcttcggattctgtgtctccctctctttctgccccacccctgcttgctctctgtttctcaaaactgaataaacattaaaaaaatttttttttaaatagtaacaaGACAGGGAGTATAGGGTAATACAACCCTTGGGACTGATCCAAATGTAGAAATGCCTATTCCACCTCTGTGGTTCCTGATGAATTGTGTGTTTAGCCTGGCTCCTGGGACTTAAGAGGAAGTGGCATCTAGGCTTTTTGCTTTCtatcactttttctctttccctttccccagggaTCCAACTCCATAGCCCTTCTTCTAGGGCCTAGCCCTGAGATGTCTTCACTGTTGGGCAGCTAGGCCTGAGCCTCCCAAGGATGCTGAcctccaggttccaggctgtggTGGTTTGGCCCTTTACTCTGGACTCCAGGCACTGGAGTGATCTTGGATTCTTAGCTTCTAAGTCCAGGTTCTTTGTAGCTTGTGGTTCTCAGGTATCCTCTCTTTCAGGCTCCCAATGTAGGCTTCTTTAACATGCACTTCTAAATGGCTGAGCTTTTCCAGCCAGAGATGGGGAGCTCTGAATTTTTGCCTCGCCATCCCAGGTTCCTTAGGATTCGGGACTGGTCCCCAGGCatgaaagaaaaggcaagtgCCAACGGGGGCGCTGGTGCTGCCTCAGGGCAAGCCAGGCCTGCTGATTTCCCACCAGGTAAGCCTCTGGGCTAGGTCCCCCTCCCCATAGTGTGCTTAGCAGCTGAGCTGTCTGGGCTGGGGGTGCTCCAGGCCGAAGAGGGGGCTCCAAGTTCTCCAAGCTGTTGAGGCTGCTGCTGGGCAATTCCATGGTCTGGACCTCATTGCATATACCTAGTAAGGCAGGAATGGAAGACAGGCagtgggcaggaggaggggtaCCACCACTCTTGACAACTATATGAGGTCAGTGATGTGGTTGGGGGATGGAGCACATAAAGTAGCAAGGGCAGGTCAAGGAGAGCCTGGAGTTGGAGAACAGTGACTCACAGCAACAGGGAGGCCTCCTGTGGACTTCAGGCTTGGGCAGGGGCTGCTGGAATAGACACAGCAGGGCCCCATCCAGCCTCTGGAAGATGTTGAGTGTGAGCAGAGACTGGCGAAGTTCTTGCGACAGGCCCCACTGCTCCTCCTCCAGCAACTCCCGGACCACTCCAAAGTCTTGTCTGAGCTGCAGCGCCCCCTGCAGGCTGAAGGCCAAGGTACAACGTGGCCACCTGCCTCTACTGCCTCTCTAACTGCTCCGCCCCACCTATACCCCCTCGCtttttccagttccatccagccCTCTGCCactgcctccttttctccccacctGAACCGTATCCCGTGCCTGAGGATGTGGTCAAGCCAGGCACCCAGGATGGCTGTCAGTGCTTGGCcaagggcaggggcctgggcttGGGGCGGCAATCCCTGCAATCCTTGCAGCACAGGCTCCAGTACAGTGCGAACCACCAATCCAGCATACTCACTGGGAATGCTGGGCAGTTctggaatgagagaagagaaaggacagCGTATGAGGCTATGGAGATCTGTTGAGCTCCTAAGGGAACGTTTAGGGGAAGATGGTTAGGATTTGTGGGGACATGGGAGGCAAGGACaaggatggagacagagaagtagAGCCAGGATCTGGAGGAGTCAGGACACTGTTACCCCTGGGAACCCTGGAAGGGGATGCTGGGAAGAGGAGTTACCAGGAGAGAGACGATGCCGCCAGTACCGGCCCCGTGGCATGTAGAGTTCGAAGCCCTGTGTGGCTTGTTTATGACATTCTTGAAAAAAGAGACTTAGTGACTCTTCAGGCAGGAGCTGTGTAGATATGGAGAAAGTAAAAGGGGCTTCTCTGTTGGAGAACTGCCAAATTATGATGCTTTTTTGAATCTCACGTTTTTAACCTGGCTTTCATAAAGCCCCAGAACAGAATGGTATTCATAATTCTATGGGCTTGGGCAATTCTGAGGAAAGATGCCCTAGCTTTATTGGGTTTTCCTAAAGGCCTGGACCCAGAAAAGATGATAGACAATTGCCATAGGATTACCCTGCTCTTCTCAGCTTGGTTCAGAGTCTGGAAGTCCTCCAGGTTAATTTTACTCTATAGGAACATTAATAGGAAAAAAGGGGGAGATACCCTCACCACTACCAATGTTTAAAAGCAAATGCTAAAGAGAGGGGTCTGCGGATCTACAGACAGGCAGAGgctgaagaaagaaagggggaattGTATGATCTTCCACCATCTATGAAAGGAAGGCAGGAACTATATGCAGACCAGGAGCAAGCACTGTAACTTTCTGAGATTCAGGACCTTTTGGAATGTCCTTAAACTGAATATTTTTTACACCCTACTTCCATTACTTTTGTAACCCATAAAGCAAAAAAGGCCCATGGGCTGGTTTGGTTTCTGTGCTTTGATAGGTTATGTTTTTGTAATGGGagagtgcagaaaaaaaaaagaaaaaaaaaaaaaagaaaaaaagggaggggggttcttggggcacctgggcagctcagtcagttaagcatccgactcttggtttcagctcaggtcatgatctcactgttcctgagtttgagccctgagtcaggctccgtgctgacagcatgggattttctcttgggattttctctctccctctctctgcccctgctccacttgctctctctctctcaaagaaaataaactaaaaaaaaaaaaaaaaaaagagaggtccATACAGCCCGTTGGAGAGGAACCCCAAGAAATGGGGTATGTGGTGACAGCTCTGTAAAGAAAAGGTAACTGGATGCTTGTAAGCCTGAAGAGAGGAAGGGACCTGGGGGCTGGACTGGGGGAAGTGGAGCCCATGTGGCTTCTGGTACATATCCTGACAATAGCCTATCCtaaatccaattttttttaatgtttatttatttttgagagagagagacagagtgcgagtggggaaggggcagacagagagggagacacagaatccgaagcagggagacacagaatctgatgtttaactgactaagccgcccaggcgctcCCCTAAATCCAAATTCTTGCTCTCTTCTCCTGAAAACCAAAACCCCTTACTCCTTATTTATACCAAGGAAACTACCCTATTGTCAACTGCCATTTGTTAGGAATCTCTCTGTACCCAACACTCCGAGGAAACACAAGGTCACACTATGAAATAGTCTTTCTGTCTGGGACATTACAGTCTGGGTGGGGAAAAAACTCACAATGTCTGATTCTTCTTTTCCATCCCAGTGCCATATGCAGTGGAATGCCCAGAGCAGACACCCAACAGTGCAATCACCAGGCACACGAACAAGGCATGCAGAGTCCTTTGCACAATGGTTAGTTCACACAGTAAGCACACTGTCCCTGTTCTCACCACCACCAAGAGCTGGACCCTTTTTTTTATGTCTCCTCATCTCCCAACCTGACCAGTATAGCTGGATCAGGCTCTATCACCGTCTCCACTGTTCCCCTCCTGCTCTTCCCATGGCTCTCCATCATTCATGAGACAAAGCCCAAATTTTGTGGGCTGGTGTCCAATGCCCTCCAAAATTTGATGCCAACCTGCTTTCTCTTCCACAGTCCCCCATCCATCTCTGGACAAGTGTGTATATGCCTGAATGCATgtatgcacgcacatgcacacacatgcacacacaaagggAGCTTCTGCTTTGGTCAGGCCACCTCCCCACTACTTCCCCAAGGAACTATgtactgcccacccccacctccagtaACCCCTGCCGCTCCTCTGAGGCTGTCTAGCCACCAGCTCGAGACATAGACCCTGTATGGAGCTTCTGTAATTACATGTAATTACATGCTAGTTCCCATGGCTATCACTGTCCCAACTTCCTCATGAGGAGCCTGCTCTGGGGTATGTTGAGTTGAAGGAGGCAGCAATAAATTGAGGTGGAACAGGCAGATGTAGATGGTAGAGAAGGGCTAAACTGTTGAGGCAGGGGGGAGTGAAGCACAGCACCAAGTTACTGTGGGCAAACAGGaatgcagagagaggggcagttaagcatctgacttcagctcaagtcatgatctcagagttcatgagtttcagccccatactgggctttgtgctgacagctcagagcgtggagcttgcttcagattctgtgtctccctctctgctcctcccctgctcatgctctgtcgcacTTTCTCTcccaagagtaaataaacatttaaaaaataaataaatacaaggaatgcagagagaagaggagcagagggacaaAGCCTGAACTCTGTAGCTATGCCCCTATTCAGGGCAGAATAATTCAGAGCAGAGGAGAAActtgggcagggagagaaaacaaaaagacggAGAAACATCCTCCATAGTAGGAACAGATACTgtgcaaaatggggaaaaattaaaaagaagtataataattttattcataagtttagaagaaaataaactactAGAAGACAAGAGTAGATAAAGGTCACCACTGTGGAACAGGAatcagaggtggggtgggggtagttaAAGTGCTATTGTTTTTTCATTAAAGCCCttctaaaataatattctatttcacctttttaaatttttatttcttttaattttgagagagagagcgcgcgcatacgcaaggtggggagaggagcaaagggagagagagaatctcaagcaggctccacgctcttgagattatgacctgatccgaagtcaagagtcagatgctccaaccaacttagccaccgaGAGGCACCActattctgtttcactttttaaactaTGGACatgtattactttaataaaaaaatataagttatatatttagaaaagagaaacatcATATCAAAGCTAGTAAATAGAAGGATAGGTTCAATCATTTATCTGGCTTTTTCTCTATCAAATGTACTTCAGAATAACCAAATAATTAATGAAGGCAAATTTCACTTTATAGGAATAATTCAACTaatgaatgaggaagaaatgatagACTTGGGATATCACCACTTTGCACcctttaatgaaataatggatctagGCAGTAATCATTGGTGGCTGTTATGAGAGCCTGACATACAGATGAAACAGAATTGACCAGGAGTTGATAGCTGTTAAAGCCTCAGTGGTAGGAATATGGGGGTCCGTTATACGCTTCtctctatttttgtatatgtttgaagtCTTCAATAGTAACaaggtaaagaaagagagaacaaaaaatgaacagagtaagAAAAGATAAATTCAGCAGAGACTCTAGAGATTCCAAGTCCCTGGGATgtcccaccaccatcaccaccaccatcatcctaACCCCAAAGCTGGGCATAGAACAGACTCTTAAACTGCCACTGCCAGCGCCCCTGCTCTTCTCACCTGGATCTGTGCGGTTAGCTTCTGGATCTCCAGGCCCAGCTGCTGCTCCACCTCCAGGGACAAACTTTCTTCTGAGGCCAGTCTAGACAGAGCTGCCGCCTCATGCAATAGAGGCTTTGGCAGAAATGGGAAGTGAGATttcagcccagcccaggctcCTCTCCTGCCCACTCCCCAGCTACTCACAGGTAAGTCCTTCTGGatcagaagcaggaaagaatctgGGGCCCACGCTGCCAGATGCTGCTGAGTTCTACCCAAAAACCAGAGCAAGGTGGTCTGCAGGGTACAGAGCCCTAAAGCAAGGGGTGCAGGATCTGGGGAGAGGAGGATGGAACATCTGAGGGGTCATAGAACCCCTCTGGGAGGAGGCAGGCTTCAGAACAGAGTGAAAGAATAAAGAGGATACCTTCAACTGTTCTGTTCCTCCATCCCTAGTACTTTGTCTCACCTGGAGGCTGACAGAGGAGCAGCCCTGACCTGGGTTGTTGAAGGGCATccaagagaggagggaaaagctGTTGCAAAAGTTCAGTGGTATGAGAGGATGAGGGACGGCTGCTCTGATCTTCACCAGCAGATCCCAAGGCCTGGCAGAAGCCTGAGGATGAGGGGTATGGTCTGATAAGGAAGGGGCAATCTGGGGCTGTGTCACTCCCAATGCCCCTTCCTTCTCACCTTGGTCCCAATTCCAGATAAGGGACTGATGAAATAGGTTGCGACACAAAGAAGCCAGCTCCTTCTCACACTCCTGAGGCAGGGATGCTAGTGGGAGAAATGACTTGGAGCCTGAAAAGAAGGCTTCCCTTTTCCAGAACCACTGCCCACTCAGtgatgggggaagaggggaggcttCCACCAAGCCTCAAGACTTGAGTGGAAGATGAGACTTTGCCTTGAAAGCCCAGATACTATTGCCTgactggtggggaggaggggtggggtgggggtgttcaTTCTAAAGGGACTGCTTTTGCAGTCTGGTTGGCAGGGGAGTGAGGAGGCTAGGGAAAAGAGACCCCAGTCTTCCTAAATGCCCACCCAAGCCCATCACTCACCCTGACCCAGTGCCTGACTCAGTTGTTGTGCGGCTGCCCTGTGGTCCCTCCAGGGTCCTAGACTtaggtccagactctgagcacaAGCTGCCCACAGCAGGGTCCAGTACTGGCTCCACAGGGCTCCAGCCCCTCCAAGCCCCAGTCCACTGCTGGCTGAATCACTCACaccccccagcagccccagcagcccgGGCAGCAGCTCCCGCTCCTCCTGGCACCGACTTCGGAGGTGGTCCCGCAAGCCCGACCCCTTGAGCGCCTCATCTAGCTGACCAGCCACCTGGCAACCCCGCTCCCCCGTCAGGAGGTGGAGCACACGGAGGGGTGGGAAAGGGCGCGCTGCCCCCGGAATTTGGCTCAAGGCTTTTCCCATCAGCTGGTGGTAGGCGGGAAGTGCCAAGAGCACGTCAGCAAGTTGGGACGACAAGCCCGGGCTGGCAGGCTCCCGACCCAGAGCCCGAAGCTGCATCTCGATGGCAGCATCCAGGCGCTGAGCGGCCAGTCCAACGGGACGCGCCAGGAGTAGCGGCTCCGGAGTCTCCCGTAGGCCGCTTCGCAGGACAGCCCCACGGGAAGGCAGCAGCAGCAAGTCGCGGCACAGCTGAGGCAAGGGGCCGGGGCCAAGGGCCGTCGCGCTGGGACTCAGGATCCTCAGGAGGTGCACGGCCGTCTGTAGGTGGCAGGCGCAGTCCCGGGCTTGAAGGAGCTGCTCCCGCTCACGATGCAGCCGCAGCAACACGGCCCGGAGACGCTGCAGCGCGGGAGGAATGGGGCGGCCGGCTGCCGGCTCCTGCCACCAGTCTGCAGCGCCCGCCTCGCGGTGCTCTCCTGCGTCTGCTGGCGCCGGCGCAGCCCACCACGGCTGCGCTCCCCGAGCTCCGCCGGGCCGTGGGTTCAGGCAGGGAATGCTCCCGGCAACCGGCAGCCGCGGCCAGCCACGAAAGTCCCCGCCGAGAGCGCCCgcctgccttctctcccactGCTCTTCCACAGCGCCTTCTGGTTGTGACCAAAACGGCGGCACGGTGGCGAGCGGAGGCAGAAAGCCACCGGAGCGAGACCCCTGCGCCATGGGACGCCGAGTCCGGAACGAACCTAACGAGTCCCACTTCCCCGCACAGCCCAACGCCCGCTGCCGCCGGGACTCCGCCCTGTCCCAGGAGCCGTCATTTCTCGCCCGGGAGCCGCCGGGACCGTCTTGGACTCTCTCGCGCTCCGTAATCGGAGGCTTCTGCCCGTAACAAAGATGGCAGTTTACTCTGTCCTACTCCGCCCTTCGGCGGGTATCAAGTACCAGATCATCTTTCACTTTCGGGTTACTGTTGTTGAGAGATGGCGCCGATTCCGAAGACTGTGGGGCGGATAAAGCTAGGTAAGCAGGTGTGACAAGACAGGAGAGGGTCCAGGAGGGTAGGGCAGCTCCACTTGGGTCTGTTTTCAGTAGGGTCTTGGGCTTCACGCGGTGGGCGTAGGGCTCCGGCCCATCCAACCTAAACACCGTGACGCGCCGTTGCTTTCCTTTACCATAGACTGTCCTCTGCGGTCTGGCTGTCCGCTGGAGGTCGCTGCTGTCCCCAAACTCTGCAAGGAATTCGGTCCTGAAGACTACGGCGCAGAGGTAAAAGGGACTCCTAGCTCTTCCTCGTCTGGTTTATCTTGGTCACGCCTCTTTCCAACCAGCTGTGCTGAGCCCCGCCTATGCCGGGCGATGCCCTGGGCTCTGAGGGCTCCGTGGAGCCTGGCGGAGCGCGTGGCAAATGGAGGGCGTGGGGCCCCGGGAACCACGCAGCCTAGATAAGTGCTGGACGTGGGCGGGATTGAGTTGACAACGGTTTCTGAGTTGAGGATTTGGGAAGTGGGTGGTAGTTCCTTAGGATAAGATATTACGAACGGAGGGAGGAGTGTGAGCAAAGACGCCGAGGCAAGGAAAAGTTTAGAGGACTTCACCGAAGTGAGACTTGAGTGGTTTGGTTGGAACCGTAAGAAATGcagtgggaaagaaggaagagagaggcttGAAAGGCTTTGTCTGGCACAGGGGCTTGGGTGTCCTCAAGTAGGTAATAGGGTTATTGAGGGAAGGACAGGATCAGATTTAGGAGCCCTGAGAATCTGTGTTTCCAGTTGCTTCCTGGGGCTCTCCAAAACCTCAAACTCAACAAGTCTAGAAGTTAACTCATCATCTTTGCAAATTGGTTCCTTTTCCTCTAATCTTAATTTTGGTTAGCAACACGAACTGACATCCAGTTGCTTAAAGCATAAATCTGAGAATCATTGTACATAATCCTCCCTTTCCTTTACCTCACACATGAAATCACTAAAATCCAGTTTGGAAGTGTCTCTTGACTCAAGCGCATCGTTTCCATTCCTACTACCACTGCCACAGCCTTAGTTCAAGAACTCATTCTCTATGGCCTATGGCCTGCTAACTAAACATTCCACCCCTAGACTCATCTTCCCCAGTGCTGTTTCACTTGAGCACTGCACTCCCATCACTGACAAGACGAAGTCCAAACTCACTGGGTCACAAAGATTCTTCAGACCCAGCTTCTGACTGCATCTCTATTAGAATAGTCTCCTCACCAGTCTCTGCTTTTGCTCATTCGGCACACATATTGAACACCAGCTATAcaccaggcactgttgtaggcaCTGGAAAGACACCAGTAAACCAAACagacaaaattcctttttttcaatGAATTAGAAGCATCTAGTGGAGGCAACCaatcaacaaataaacaatatagtATGCCAAAtatgaaaagtacaaagaaaaataaagaaggacaGGGGGTGCTGAGTGGAGTTGAGAGCTTCTCTTTTTAAAGGaagtggtcagagaaggcctcctGGAAAAGGTTTAAGAAGAGATCTGAAGGGGTGAGCCATTCActggggaaagagcattccagggaGAGGAAGTAACAAGTACAAAAGCCTGAGATGAGAGCACACTTGGTGTGTTGTAGGAACTTCAGAGGAGACCACTGGCCACTGTAGGTTGAGGTAGGACAAGAAGGTAGGAGATGATTCATGGAAGACTGAGTTGCTAGATTGTGTTCAGCAATGTGAATTAAGAGAGTAGCATAGACTGTGCTTTGGGGAGAAATAGAAGATCAAGgtaatcattttttgtttttaaagatggcTAGAGTGGGCCAGTTAGAAGTTGAAACAAACCCACCAGGCAAttgagtttgaaaataaaataagtattgcTAGAAGTGCACAGCAGCATAAATGAAGATGCTGTTAAGTCAGGACAATCTTCTGATGGAAACCCTGGCTCTAAAACTGCTTAGAAAGTTGACTATACCTCAGTGATCTAAAGTCCTTCCTATGCATTAGTTTAGCACATTGGAGTTTCATGTAACTTCTAAGTTTCTCAGTCAGTGGGCCACCACCTAGTCAGGGGTGTGCTCTGTTTAGGCCTGATTAGGCCACATAGGAACAAGATGACTCCTGTTCTCCCCTAAAGCTGACAGTAACTGGGGAAATGATTCTCATAAGAACACCAGAATATAACGGACCAGGTCTTGAAGAGTCTTCTCTCATCTTGGGAATGATGAagccaaggttcagagaggttatatGACTTGTTCACAATCAAACAACcgggcagtgcagagccagaaCTAAGATGCAAGCAGTTTCATTTCACGACAGTGTTCTTTCCAGTTCCATGCTTCTTGCCAATTGAGAGAGCAATAAAAAGCAGTGAATAATAAGGTTCTAAATTGTATAACACAGGGCATGTGAGTATAGCTTCGTTGAGTGAAGGCAGAGATTATTGGAGATGAAGAGGTCTGGGAAGGCTTTGAGGGCAGATGGAATTTGAACTGGTCCTTGAAGGTGAGACAAGATGTGATGAGAAGCTCACAGCCAGGATCAGGGGACAGTTGGGAGGAAGATCCTGGAAGGGATATGAAAGCAGCCAAGCAGTGGAGAATTACAGAGAAGATTGGGAAGGTCAGCCAGGGAGTGTTGCAGAAGGCTCCGAATCTCAGGCTGAGGAGCTAGACTCAGTCCTGCCTATGGCCTTGACAGTGGGGAATTACTGGAAGTTAGTTGCTGAGTAGGGAAGTAACTGCTGAGAGCTTGGTTTGAGGGGAAGCAAATGAagtgcaggggagaggccagCCAGGAACTGCTGCTCTCATTCAGGCATGCGGTAGCTCCCGAGTAGGTTATATGGGGTTGCTCATATTCAGGGATTTGACAAGGGACATAGCTGGAAGAGCAGGTAGGAGGGTTCCGTTTCTGGGGCCTCAGTGTGGCTGATGTGGTGGCAGGTCAAGGGGAGGAGATCTTGTATGATGGAGAAGGCTGGACTGAAAGGCCTCACAGAACCCTTGGGAAGCAGGAGAGTAATGATACCAGGAAAACCAGAGTAGTGTGTCTTAAGGTGCTGAGTGGGGAGAGGTCAGCCAATAAGGTTCTCCAGGCTGGGTGGCTGGTTTGTGGTGGCCACGGTGGAGGGGTCAACCCAGCCAAGCCCCTCGTTCTCTCCTAGAGCTCCCCCCAAtaccagcctccctcccctccccctcccaggacATAGTGGATTTTCTTCGACGGCTTGTGGAGAGTGATCCCCAGGGCCTGCACCGGATCCATGTGGATGGGAGCAGCGGGCGGCTGCAGCTGTGGCACCATGGTGGGGCGTGCAGGGGCCGGGCCCAGGGATCGAGGCTGGTACCCTGGGGAGGGCTGGCCCTCAGATACTCCTCTCTctcatgttcctttttctttcccttttccttatcCCTCCTGACAGATTACCTCCTGGACCATTTCTGTGATGAGGCTAAAACACCTggacagagtgacagagacaaaGGGGCCGAGGGACTGGGCACCTACTGTGGTCTCCGAAAGTCCTTCCTGTATCCTCCCCAAGGGTCTGAGCCCTGTGAGCCCTGCCCTCatttcccctctgcctctgcatCTGCCTCCAGTGGCTCAGACAGCCTACTTGAGGTGGCCATGCCCCAGAAACTCCTGCTGACTGAAGAGGTGAGACAGTCAACAAGGGGTTTCACCTCCCCCAGGGCTCCTCCAACTGCCATATTCCCATATATGTATTTCCCCCTAATCTGGACCTTTCAAGGTCCTTCCATACTGCTGGCCtccctttggttttcttgttctctttctcttttcccgtcacctgcctttccttctccaggaagccaaCCACCTGGCTGAGGAGCTGGTGGCTGAGGAGGAGCGCCtgaaacagaaagcagagaagaaacGACTCAAGAAGAAGGTGGCTGGAAGGCAGAAGGAGTGGGAACCTGGAGGGAtttggaagagggaaagagggaagctTTGTGAGAATAGGAAAGAACCCAAGGTGGTCTGTAGTAGACCCTCTTGCCAGAGGGGGGCCAaggagctcagagcccagaggtgGAAGGTCTCGTGGAAGCCCTATGATGTGGTGGTTCTGGAGTCACACTGTACCGGCTGGGTTGGAATCTGCCTCTTTCTTACTGTGAGACCTCTGCCTGGTGACTCTCGTGTCTACTtgctcacttgtaaaatgaggatgacacAAAACCTACCTCCTGGAGTTGTAGGGATTAGATGAGAGCGTATGCAAAGCTCTTAACCCAGTACATGTCATATAACCTCTTGTACACGTGAAGAATTGGTTTCAAGATACAAattgcgtgcgtgtgtgcgtgtgtgtgtgtatttacatagaaggttcaggggcacctgggtggctcagtgggttaagcgtctgacttcagctcaggtcatgatctcacggttcatgagttcaagccccgcatccagctctgtgctgacagctcagagcctggagcctgcttcggattctgtgtctccctctctctctgcccctttcctgctcatgctctgtctctctctctctcaaaaataaaatagaaattttaaaaattaaaaaaaaacatagaattttcaaataatacatCATCAGCTTCATCGTCATTATCATTGCAGCGTCAAAAGGATCGCAGGCGACAGGAACGCTTGGAGCAGGAGGGTGGGGAGCCCAAGGTGAGTGTCTATAGGCAGGTATGAGGAGCGCTCAGTGCTAGGAGGATGGGAGCTGAAAAGGCAGGCAGCTCAGGGTGATCCCTGTCTGCCTTCCCTCCAGCTCAAGGCCACCCCAGATAGAGATGGGAGCCCCCCATCTAGCCCCGGGAACCCTGCTCAGGGACAGTGTGGTGAGGAAGAGGTGAgagcccccttccttcccttcttggtCTTTGCCCACTCCCACCTATCCCTCCACCTACTCCAGGACATCCTTCATCCCCATCCCCTCCTAATTCTCTTCTCTGCTCACA
Protein-coding sequences here:
- the CCDC142 gene encoding coiled-coil domain-containing protein 142 isoform X2, which codes for MAQGSRSGGFLPPLATVPPFWSQPEGAVEEQWERRQAGALGGDFRGWPRLPVAGSIPCLNPRPGGARGAQPWWAAPAPADAGEHREAGAADWWQEPAAGRPIPPALQRLRAVLLRLHREREQLLQARDCACHLQTAVHLLRILSPSATALGPGPLPQLCRDLLLLPSRGAVLRSGLRETPEPLLLARPVGLAAQRLDAAIEMQLRALGREPASPGLSSQLADVLLALPAYHQLMGKALSQIPGAARPFPPLRVLHLLTGERGCQVAGQLDEALKGSGLRDHLRSRCQEERELLPGLLGLLGGVSDSASSGLGLGGAGALWSQYWTLLWAACAQSLDLSLGPWRDHRAAAQQLSQALGQASLPQECEKELASLCRNLFHQSLIWNWDQGFCQALGSAGEDQSSRPSSSHTTELLQQLFPPLLDALQQPRSGLLLCQPPDPAPLALGLCTLQTTLLWFLGRTQQHLAAWAPDSFLLLIQKDLPPLLHEAAALSRLASEESLSLEVEQQLGLEIQKLTAQIQLLPEESLSLFFQECHKQATQGFELYMPRGRYWRHRLSPELPSIPSEYAGLVVRTVLEPVLQGLQGLPPQAQAPALGQALTAILGAWLDHILRHGIRFSLQGALQLRQDFGVVRELLEEEQWGLSQELRQSLLTLNIFQRLDGALLCLFQQPLPKPEVHRRPPCCCICNEVQTMELPSSSLNSLENLEPPLRPGAPPAQTAQLLSTLWGGGPSPEAYLVGNQQAWLALRQHQRPRWHLPFLSCLGTSPES
- the CCDC142 gene encoding coiled-coil domain-containing protein 142 isoform X3 — encoded protein: MAQGSRSGGFLPPLATVPPFWSQPEGAVEEQWERRQAGALGGDFRGWPRLPVAGSIPCLNPRPGGARGAQPWWAAPAPADAGEHREAGAADWWQEPAAGRPIPPALQRLRAVLLRLHREREQLLQARDCACHLQTAVHLLRILSPSATALGPGPLPQLCRDLLLLPSRGAVLRSGLRETPEPLLLARPVGLAAQRLDAAIEMQLRALGREPASPGLSSQLADVLLALPAYHQLMGKALSQIPGAARPFPPLRVLHLLTGERGCQVAGQLDEALKGSGLRDHLRSRCQEERELLPGLLGLLGGVSDSASSGLGLGGAGALWSQYWTLLWAACAQSLDLSLGPWRDHRAAAQQLSQALGQGFCQALGSAGEDQSSRPSSSHTTELLQQLFPPLLDALQQPRSGLLLCQPPDPAPLALGLCTLQTTLLWFLGRTQQHLAAWAPDSFLLLIQKDLPVSSWGVGRRGAWAGLKSHFPFLPKPLLHEAAALSRLASEESLSLEVEQQLGLEIQKLTAQIQLLPEESLSLFFQECHKQATQGFELYMPRGRYWRHRLSPELPSIPSEYAGLVVRTVLEPVLQGLQGLPPQAQAPALGQALTAILGAWLDHILRHGIRFSLQGALQLRQDFGVVRELLEEEQWGLSQELRQSLLTLNIFQRLDGALLCLFQQPLPKPEVHRRPPCCCICNEVQTMELPSSSLNSLENLEPPLRPGAPPAQTAQLLSTLWGGGPSPEAYLVGNQQAWLALRQHQRPRWHLPFLSCLGTSPES
- the CCDC142 gene encoding coiled-coil domain-containing protein 142 isoform X1, producing MAQGSRSGGFLPPLATVPPFWSQPEGAVEEQWERRQAGALGGDFRGWPRLPVAGSIPCLNPRPGGARGAQPWWAAPAPADAGEHREAGAADWWQEPAAGRPIPPALQRLRAVLLRLHREREQLLQARDCACHLQTAVHLLRILSPSATALGPGPLPQLCRDLLLLPSRGAVLRSGLRETPEPLLLARPVGLAAQRLDAAIEMQLRALGREPASPGLSSQLADVLLALPAYHQLMGKALSQIPGAARPFPPLRVLHLLTGERGCQVAGQLDEALKGSGLRDHLRSRCQEERELLPGLLGLLGGVSDSASSGLGLGGAGALWSQYWTLLWAACAQSLDLSLGPWRDHRAAAQQLSQALGQASLPQECEKELASLCRNLFHQSLIWNWDQGFCQALGSAGEDQSSRPSSSHTTELLQQLFPPLLDALQQPRSGLLLCQPPDPAPLALGLCTLQTTLLWFLGRTQQHLAAWAPDSFLLLIQKDLPVSSWGVGRRGAWAGLKSHFPFLPKPLLHEAAALSRLASEESLSLEVEQQLGLEIQKLTAQIQLLPEESLSLFFQECHKQATQGFELYMPRGRYWRHRLSPELPSIPSEYAGLVVRTVLEPVLQGLQGLPPQAQAPALGQALTAILGAWLDHILRHGIRFSLQGALQLRQDFGVVRELLEEEQWGLSQELRQSLLTLNIFQRLDGALLCLFQQPLPKPEVHRRPPCCCICNEVQTMELPSSSLNSLENLEPPLRPGAPPAQTAQLLSTLWGGGPSPEAYLVGNQQAWLALRQHQRPRWHLPFLSCLGTSPES